Proteins encoded within one genomic window of Streptomyces sp. NBC_01314:
- the ppdK gene encoding pyruvate, phosphate dikinase: MTNVPTQYVYGFAEGNREMAGLLGGKGAGLAEMTRLGLPVPPGFTVTTEACKAYLSTGEEPPEMAIETARALAVLERTMGRGLGAPDDPLLVSVRSGARFSMPGMMETILDVGLNDDSVAGLAKTSGQERFAWDSYRRLVQMFGRTVMGVDGALFEQAIAQRKARRAVTDDHDLDAHELVLLTDEFRTLIRRETGEDFPQDPVEQLYRAIRAVFDSWNGERARVYRRREHIPDDLGTAVNIQAMVFGNLGPDSGTGVAFTRDPATGAPDMYGDYLPDAQGEDVVAGVRDAVPLDELKTLDPRAYVELRDQLRMLERHYRDLCDVEFTVERGRLWILQTRVGKRTAEAVFRIAHDLCEEKTITADEALVRVGGAELTRLMFPRFEARPTDLPLARGVPASPGAAVGAVVFDSATAVRRAAAGEPVVLVRRETTPDDLPGMIAAQAVLTSRGGKTSHAAVVARGMGKVCVCGAESLTVDPVARRLTTSSGTVIREGDTVSVDGTAGTVHVGALPLTASDVGRVLETGTATGPLTEAVLVSLAHADSVRRLDVRANADTPEDAERARRLGAQGIGLCRTEHMFLGERRALVEAMILARDDSARERALSALLPLQRADFTGILKAMDGLPVTIRLLDPPLHEFLPDRTELAVRLASATHPDVHDRELLDAVERLHEQNPMLGLRGVRLGLAVPGLVAMQVRAIAEAVVQRLRDGGRPHAEIMIPLVGTVEELRLARTEAERVLADVAAESGLALDCPIGTMIELPRAALTAGRIAEAADFFSFGTNDLTQTTWGLSRDDAEASFFPLYLKSGIFTVSPFESLDQEGVGKLVELAVEAGRAVNPRLETGVCGEHGGDPESIHFFHRAGLDYVSCSPFRIPAARLEAGRAALTSTRTSDIG, from the coding sequence ATGACGAACGTACCGACGCAGTACGTGTACGGATTCGCCGAGGGCAACCGTGAGATGGCAGGCCTGCTCGGCGGCAAGGGAGCCGGCCTGGCCGAGATGACCCGGCTCGGACTTCCCGTGCCGCCGGGCTTCACCGTGACGACCGAGGCATGCAAGGCCTATCTGTCGACCGGCGAGGAACCGCCCGAAATGGCCATCGAGACGGCCCGGGCCCTGGCAGTGCTGGAGCGCACCATGGGCCGCGGCCTCGGAGCACCGGACGACCCGCTGCTCGTGTCCGTACGATCCGGAGCCCGTTTCTCGATGCCCGGGATGATGGAGACGATCCTCGACGTCGGCCTGAACGACGACTCGGTCGCCGGACTTGCCAAGACCTCCGGGCAGGAGAGGTTCGCCTGGGACTCCTACCGACGCCTTGTGCAGATGTTCGGCCGTACGGTGATGGGCGTGGACGGCGCCTTGTTCGAACAGGCCATCGCCCAACGCAAGGCACGGCGCGCGGTCACCGACGACCACGATCTGGACGCCCACGAACTCGTTCTCCTCACCGATGAGTTCAGGACACTCATCCGCCGTGAGACGGGCGAGGACTTCCCGCAGGACCCCGTCGAGCAGTTGTACCGGGCGATCCGCGCGGTCTTCGACTCCTGGAACGGCGAACGGGCCCGGGTCTACCGCAGGCGCGAGCACATCCCCGACGACCTCGGCACCGCCGTCAACATCCAGGCGATGGTCTTCGGCAACCTCGGCCCGGACTCCGGTACCGGCGTCGCGTTCACCCGCGACCCGGCCACCGGTGCCCCCGACATGTACGGCGACTACCTGCCCGACGCCCAGGGCGAGGACGTCGTCGCCGGCGTGCGCGACGCCGTGCCGCTGGACGAGCTGAAGACCCTCGACCCGCGCGCGTATGTCGAACTCCGTGACCAGCTGCGGATGTTGGAGCGGCACTACCGCGACCTGTGCGACGTCGAGTTCACCGTCGAACGCGGTCGGCTGTGGATCCTGCAGACCCGCGTCGGCAAGCGCACCGCCGAGGCCGTCTTCCGCATCGCCCATGACCTGTGCGAGGAGAAGACCATCACGGCGGACGAGGCGCTGGTCCGCGTGGGCGGCGCCGAGCTGACCCGGCTGATGTTCCCCCGCTTCGAGGCGCGCCCCACAGACCTGCCCCTCGCCCGGGGTGTCCCCGCCTCGCCGGGCGCGGCGGTCGGCGCCGTCGTCTTCGACTCCGCGACGGCCGTACGGCGGGCCGCGGCCGGGGAGCCGGTCGTCCTGGTCCGCAGGGAGACCACCCCCGACGACCTCCCGGGAATGATCGCCGCCCAAGCGGTCCTGACCAGCCGCGGCGGAAAGACGAGCCACGCCGCCGTCGTCGCACGAGGCATGGGCAAGGTGTGCGTCTGCGGCGCCGAGTCACTCACCGTCGACCCCGTCGCACGCCGACTCACCACCTCCTCGGGCACTGTGATCCGGGAGGGCGACACGGTCTCCGTGGACGGCACGGCGGGAACGGTCCACGTTGGTGCGCTGCCGCTCACGGCGTCCGACGTGGGGCGCGTGCTGGAGACCGGAACCGCCACTGGCCCCCTGACGGAAGCGGTGCTGGTTTCCCTCGCCCATGCCGACTCCGTACGCCGCCTCGACGTCCGAGCCAATGCTGACACCCCCGAGGATGCCGAGCGTGCGCGACGGCTGGGAGCGCAGGGCATCGGCCTGTGCCGTACCGAGCACATGTTCCTCGGCGAACGCAGGGCGCTGGTCGAGGCAATGATCCTGGCCCGCGACGACTCCGCGCGTGAGCGGGCCCTGTCGGCCCTTCTGCCACTTCAGCGTGCGGACTTCACCGGGATCCTGAAGGCCATGGACGGGCTGCCGGTGACCATCCGCCTCCTCGACCCGCCGCTGCACGAGTTCCTGCCCGACCGTACGGAACTGGCCGTCCGCCTGGCGAGCGCCACCCATCCGGACGTCCACGACCGCGAGTTGCTCGACGCCGTCGAGCGTTTGCACGAGCAGAATCCGATGCTGGGCCTGCGCGGCGTACGTCTCGGCCTGGCTGTCCCCGGCCTGGTCGCGATGCAGGTACGGGCGATCGCCGAGGCCGTCGTCCAGCGACTGCGTGACGGTGGCCGCCCACACGCCGAGATCATGATCCCGCTGGTCGGAACAGTCGAGGAACTACGCCTGGCCCGCACGGAGGCGGAGCGCGTACTCGCCGACGTCGCCGCGGAGTCGGGGCTGGCCCTGGACTGCCCGATCGGCACGATGATCGAGCTGCCGCGCGCCGCACTCACCGCCGGACGCATCGCCGAGGCCGCCGACTTCTTCTCCTTCGGCACGAACGACCTGACGCAGACGACATGGGGACTGTCCCGCGACGACGCGGAGGCCTCCTTCTTCCCGCTGTACCTGAAGAGCGGGATCTTCACCGTGTCGCCGTTCGAGTCCCTCGACCAGGAAGGCGTCGGCAAACTCGTGGAACTCGCCGTCGAAGCGGGGCGTGCCGTCAACCCGCGGCTGGAGACCGGGGTGTGCGGCGAACACGGCGGCGACCCCGAGTCCATCCACTTCTTCCACCGGGCGGGCCTCGACTACGTCTCCTGCTCGCCCTTCCGGATCCCGGCCGCCAGGCTGGAGGCCGGACGAGCGGCCCTTACCTCCACCAGGACCAGCGACATCGGGTGA
- a CDS encoding acyl carrier protein produces the protein MNRTEALATVKESIAGVVPDADFTTLGPDDPFRDALEMDSLDFLSFVEVLSERTGLRIEDEDTPQLTTLSGCADFLVAGTR, from the coding sequence GTGAACCGAACCGAAGCACTGGCCACGGTCAAGGAGTCCATCGCCGGCGTCGTCCCCGATGCCGACTTCACCACTCTGGGGCCCGATGACCCGTTCCGCGACGCTCTGGAGATGGACTCGCTGGACTTCCTGAGTTTCGTGGAAGTCCTCAGCGAGCGGACCGGGCTCCGTATCGAGGACGAGGACACGCCCCAACTCACCACGCTGTCCGGCTGCGCCGACTTCCTCGTCGCCGGCACGCGGTGA
- a CDS encoding 2-oxo acid dehydrogenase subunit E2, whose product MAEFTMPSLGADMDEGTLLEWLVQPGAPVRKGDPVAVVETAKSTIEVECFETGTMGRLLVEPGTTVPVGTALALIEPTAEEREKREEPKQRERRGEPGATEKKRPPRPTPKRATPPAPAEPIRPEPARPEPARVPVPSDAQDHGQHTEAGPLLRHLAERSGVDLETLQGSGPGGRVTRSDIEGAAAASRAVAPSSRVRTTPLARRLAAELDIDLTAVTGTGKDGAVRATDVRGAAPGPATEASPTRHIAAPVRPTDDRAAAMRQAIAGLMTRANRDIPHYYLSTTIDMATAMNWLHEHNRRSPVGERLLPAALLLKAAARAAREAPELNGFWTDDRFTAGDGVHLGVAVSLRGGGLVAPALHDADTLELPKLMTTLKDLVARARTGRLRGSEVADSTITVTNLGDQGVEAVFGVIYPPQVALVGFGRVVDRPCAVDGLLGVRPVVTTTLSADHRATDGAVGARYLTAVDRLLQNPEQL is encoded by the coding sequence ATGGCCGAGTTCACCATGCCGTCCCTGGGCGCCGACATGGACGAGGGCACGCTCCTGGAGTGGCTGGTTCAGCCCGGTGCCCCGGTCCGGAAGGGCGATCCCGTCGCGGTCGTGGAAACCGCGAAGTCCACGATCGAGGTGGAGTGCTTCGAGACCGGGACGATGGGGAGGCTGCTCGTCGAGCCGGGTACGACGGTGCCGGTCGGCACGGCGCTCGCACTGATCGAGCCGACGGCGGAAGAGCGCGAGAAGCGCGAAGAGCCCAAGCAGCGTGAGAGGCGCGGAGAACCCGGGGCGACCGAGAAGAAACGACCGCCCCGGCCGACGCCGAAGCGCGCGACACCCCCCGCTCCAGCCGAACCCATCCGGCCCGAACCTGCCCGGCCCGAACCCGCTCGGGTCCCGGTACCCTCCGACGCCCAGGACCACGGACAACACACCGAGGCAGGCCCCTTGCTCCGCCACCTCGCGGAGCGCAGCGGCGTCGACCTGGAGACCCTCCAGGGGTCCGGGCCCGGAGGGCGTGTCACACGCTCAGACATCGAGGGAGCGGCCGCGGCCTCCAGGGCCGTCGCTCCGTCGTCGCGCGTACGGACCACTCCGCTCGCCCGGCGGCTCGCCGCCGAACTGGACATCGACCTGACCGCCGTGACGGGAACCGGCAAGGACGGTGCCGTCCGCGCCACCGACGTGCGGGGCGCGGCACCGGGCCCGGCGACCGAGGCCTCACCCACACGCCACATCGCCGCCCCGGTACGTCCCACCGACGACCGGGCGGCCGCGATGCGCCAGGCGATCGCCGGACTGATGACCCGCGCCAACCGGGACATCCCGCACTACTACCTGTCCACGACCATCGACATGGCCACCGCCATGAACTGGCTGCACGAGCACAACCGGCGCAGCCCGGTCGGCGAACGGCTGCTTCCCGCAGCCCTGTTGCTCAAGGCGGCGGCCCGCGCGGCCCGGGAGGCCCCCGAACTCAACGGCTTCTGGACCGACGACCGCTTCACGGCGGGCGACGGAGTACATCTCGGCGTGGCGGTCTCCCTGCGCGGCGGCGGGCTCGTCGCCCCCGCGCTGCACGACGCCGACACCCTCGAACTCCCGAAGCTGATGACCACCTTGAAGGACCTGGTCGCCCGCGCCCGTACCGGCAGGCTGCGAGGATCCGAAGTGGCCGACTCCACCATCACGGTCACCAACCTGGGCGATCAGGGGGTGGAAGCCGTCTTCGGCGTGATCTACCCGCCCCAAGTGGCCCTGGTCGGCTTCGGCCGGGTCGTCGACCGGCCCTGCGCTGTCGACGGCCTGCTGGGCGTACGCCCGGTGGTCACCACCACTCTGTCAGCAGACCACCGCGCGACGGACGGCGCCGTCGGAGCACGTTACCTGACGGCGGTCGACCGCCTCCTGCAGAACCCGGAGCAGCTGTGA
- a CDS encoding alpha-ketoacid dehydrogenase subunit beta, whose amino-acid sequence MGAGQPQEQKTTYREAMREALREAMRSDDRVFLMGEDVGRYGGCFGVSLGLLEEFGPERVRDTPLSESAFVGAGIGAALAGMRPVVEIMTVNFSLLALDQILNNAATLLHMSGGQLPVPLVIRMTTGAGRQLAAQHSHSLEGWYAHIPGIRVVAPATLEDARHMLAPALADPDPVLIFEHGSLYNASGELAPPAAPVDLDHAAIRRPGTDISLITYGGSLPKTLAAADELAADGIDAEVIDLRTLRPLDDATITASVARTHRAVIIDEAWRTGSLAAEVSARIAERSFYELDAPVERVCSAEVPIPYARQLEEAALPQTSDIVAAAHRAVD is encoded by the coding sequence ATGGGCGCCGGACAGCCGCAGGAGCAGAAGACGACCTACCGAGAGGCGATGCGGGAGGCTCTGCGGGAGGCCATGCGGTCCGACGACCGTGTCTTCCTGATGGGGGAGGACGTCGGCCGGTACGGCGGATGCTTCGGGGTCAGCCTCGGCCTGCTGGAGGAGTTCGGGCCGGAACGGGTCCGCGACACCCCACTGTCGGAGTCCGCGTTCGTGGGTGCCGGGATCGGCGCGGCCCTGGCCGGGATGCGGCCGGTCGTCGAGATCATGACCGTCAACTTCAGCCTGCTCGCCCTCGACCAGATCCTCAACAACGCCGCCACGCTGCTGCACATGTCGGGCGGCCAGCTGCCTGTACCCCTGGTGATCCGCATGACGACGGGCGCGGGACGCCAGCTCGCCGCCCAGCATTCCCACAGCCTGGAGGGCTGGTACGCACACATCCCCGGCATCCGTGTGGTGGCTCCGGCGACCCTCGAAGACGCACGCCACATGCTTGCCCCAGCGCTGGCAGACCCCGACCCGGTGCTGATCTTCGAACACGGAAGCCTCTACAACGCCTCCGGTGAACTCGCGCCGCCCGCCGCCCCAGTAGATCTGGACCACGCCGCGATCCGCAGGCCCGGCACGGACATCTCCCTGATCACGTACGGCGGTTCGCTGCCAAAGACCCTCGCCGCGGCGGACGAGCTGGCCGCCGACGGCATCGACGCCGAGGTGATCGACCTGCGCACGCTCCGACCCCTCGACGACGCGACCATCACCGCCTCCGTGGCCCGTACCCACCGTGCGGTGATCATCGACGAGGCGTGGCGCACCGGCAGCCTCGCCGCGGAGGTGTCCGCCCGCATCGCCGAGCGGTCGTTCTATGAACTGGACGCCCCCGTGGAGCGGGTGTGCAGCGCGGAGGTCCCCATTCCGTACGCCCGGCAACTGGAGGAGGCGGCCCTGCCGCAGACCTCCGACATCGTGGCTGCGGCGCACCGGGCGGTGGACTGA
- the pdhA gene encoding pyruvate dehydrogenase (acetyl-transferring) E1 component subunit alpha, whose amino-acid sequence MSPARGTRTGKTSPTSKSAKKPEKKATKKAVVNKQSTKTRRPTDRSATGHRVDLLEAMLRIRRFEERCVELYSAAEIRGFVHLYIGEEAVAVGVNEALNPEDAVVSTYREHGHALARGIPAEAVMAEMYGRTTGCSGGRGGSMHLFDASRRFYGGNAIVAGGLPLAAGLALADRMRAHPRVTCCFFGDGAFAEGEFHETANLAALWNLPLLLVCENNLYAMGTGIERHEAQTDLAMRTASYGMVAWAVDGMDVEAVEQAARRACEAIRAGAGPHFLELRTYRFRAHSMYDPDRYRDKAEIERWKGRDPITRLMDRMREDGEPADKELAAIERRVTNEIAHAVTAAEEAPEEPVADLLRHVTSASAEVS is encoded by the coding sequence ATGAGCCCCGCCCGCGGCACCCGCACCGGGAAGACCTCCCCGACGTCGAAGTCCGCGAAGAAACCCGAGAAGAAGGCCACGAAGAAGGCCGTGGTGAACAAGCAGAGCACGAAGACCAGGCGTCCCACCGACCGGTCGGCCACCGGGCACAGGGTGGACCTGCTGGAGGCGATGCTGCGCATCCGGCGCTTCGAGGAACGGTGCGTCGAGTTGTACAGCGCCGCCGAGATCCGCGGCTTCGTCCACCTCTACATCGGCGAGGAGGCCGTCGCCGTCGGCGTCAACGAGGCGCTGAACCCCGAGGACGCCGTCGTCTCCACGTACCGCGAGCACGGCCACGCGCTCGCCCGCGGCATCCCCGCCGAAGCCGTCATGGCCGAGATGTACGGCAGGACGACCGGCTGCAGCGGAGGCCGCGGCGGGTCCATGCACCTGTTCGACGCGAGCCGCCGCTTCTACGGCGGCAACGCCATCGTCGCCGGCGGTCTCCCGCTGGCCGCCGGTCTGGCCCTCGCCGACCGCATGCGCGCACACCCCCGCGTCACCTGCTGCTTCTTCGGCGATGGGGCCTTCGCCGAGGGCGAGTTCCACGAGACGGCGAACCTCGCCGCCCTGTGGAACCTGCCCCTGCTGCTCGTCTGCGAGAACAACCTCTACGCCATGGGAACCGGCATCGAACGGCACGAGGCACAGACCGACCTGGCCATGCGCACCGCCTCCTACGGCATGGTCGCCTGGGCCGTGGACGGCATGGACGTCGAGGCCGTCGAACAGGCCGCCCGTCGGGCCTGCGAAGCCATCCGGGCAGGCGCCGGACCCCACTTCCTGGAACTGCGCACCTACCGCTTCCGCGCCCACTCCATGTACGACCCGGACCGCTACCGGGACAAGGCGGAGATCGAGCGGTGGAAGGGCAGGGACCCGATCACCCGCCTCATGGACCGTATGCGCGAGGACGGCGAGCCGGCCGACAAGGAACTCGCCGCGATCGAGCGCCGGGTCACCAACGAGATCGCCCACGCCGTCACAGCCGCCGAGGAGGCGCCCGAAGAGCCGGTCGCAGACCTGCTGCGCCATGTCACGAGCGCTTCGGCGGAGGTGAGCTGA
- the acsA gene encoding acetate--CoA ligase — protein sequence MHWETIHKDTAPDVIPNLADYDRIRSDFTWSLARTALAGQPGGGLNIAHEAVDRHAGPGEGQKIALRCVARDHTVSTVTYSELARRTARFANALRALGVGHGERVFTLLGRCPELYTTVLGTLKNTSVLCPLFSAFGPDPVEQRLRLGDARLLVTTAALYQRKVADRRASLPGLEHVLIVGPGAEELAGTVSFDELMSTAPDTFTIPPTSPEDMALLHFTSGTTGTPKGAIHVHEAVVAHHATAAYALDLHPEDVYWCTADPGWVTGMSYGIIAPLVHGVTVVVDEGDYDARRWYRILGEQRVSVWYTAPTALRMLMRATPREGPYDLPRSYDLSALRFIASVGEPLNPEAVVWGEEVLGLPVHDNWWQTETGCILIANFAACDIRPGSMGRPLPGVEAALLERGEDGRALITDGRVTEVRSPDVEGELALRPGWPSMFRGYLHDKERYEAAFVDGWYLTGDLARRDADGWYWFVGRADDVIKSAGHLIGPFEVESALMEHPAVAEAGVIGRPDPVAGNIVKAFVSLRPDVEPAPDLERELLAFARRRLGPAVAPREIAFDQNLPKTRSGKVMRRLLRARELGLPTGDLSTLEGSQ from the coding sequence ATGCACTGGGAGACGATCCACAAGGACACCGCACCGGACGTCATACCGAATCTCGCCGACTACGACCGGATCCGTTCCGATTTCACCTGGTCGCTGGCGCGCACCGCTCTGGCAGGTCAGCCCGGCGGTGGGCTGAACATCGCGCACGAGGCGGTCGACCGGCATGCGGGCCCGGGTGAGGGGCAGAAGATCGCGCTGCGGTGCGTGGCCCGTGACCACACCGTCTCGACCGTCACCTACTCCGAGCTGGCCCGCCGCACCGCCCGCTTCGCGAACGCCCTGCGCGCGCTCGGCGTCGGCCACGGCGAACGGGTGTTCACCCTGCTCGGGCGCTGTCCCGAGCTCTACACCACGGTGCTGGGCACGCTGAAGAACACCAGCGTGCTGTGCCCGCTCTTCTCCGCCTTCGGCCCCGACCCGGTGGAGCAGCGGCTGCGTCTCGGTGACGCCCGGCTGCTGGTCACCACCGCGGCCCTGTACCAGCGGAAGGTGGCCGACCGACGGGCGTCGCTGCCAGGGCTGGAACACGTTCTGATCGTCGGGCCGGGTGCCGAGGAGCTGGCCGGCACGGTCTCCTTCGACGAGCTGATGTCCACCGCCCCGGACACCTTCACCATCCCGCCGACCTCGCCCGAGGACATGGCCCTGCTGCACTTCACGAGCGGAACCACGGGCACCCCCAAGGGCGCGATCCACGTCCACGAGGCGGTCGTGGCCCATCACGCCACAGCCGCGTACGCACTCGACCTGCACCCCGAGGACGTGTACTGGTGCACCGCCGACCCCGGCTGGGTCACCGGCATGTCGTACGGCATCATCGCCCCGCTCGTCCACGGCGTGACGGTGGTGGTCGACGAGGGCGACTACGACGCCCGGCGCTGGTACCGGATCCTCGGCGAACAGCGGGTCAGCGTCTGGTACACCGCCCCCACGGCCCTGCGGATGCTGATGCGCGCCACACCGCGCGAAGGCCCGTACGACCTGCCGCGCTCGTACGACCTGTCGGCCCTGCGGTTCATCGCCTCGGTCGGCGAGCCCCTCAACCCCGAGGCGGTGGTGTGGGGCGAGGAGGTGCTGGGCCTGCCGGTGCACGACAACTGGTGGCAGACGGAGACCGGTTGCATCTTGATCGCGAACTTCGCGGCGTGCGACATCCGGCCCGGTTCGATGGGACGTCCGCTTCCGGGGGTCGAGGCAGCCCTGTTGGAGCGCGGCGAGGACGGCCGGGCGCTGATCACCGACGGCCGGGTCACAGAGGTACGGAGCCCGGACGTGGAGGGCGAGTTGGCGCTGCGGCCGGGCTGGCCGTCCATGTTCCGCGGCTATCTGCACGACAAGGAGCGTTACGAGGCCGCGTTCGTCGACGGCTGGTACCTGACCGGCGACCTGGCCCGGCGGGACGCGGACGGCTGGTACTGGTTCGTGGGCCGTGCCGACGACGTCATCAAGTCGGCCGGGCACCTGATCGGCCCGTTCGAGGTGGAGAGCGCGCTGATGGAGCACCCGGCGGTCGCGGAGGCAGGAGTGATCGGCCGGCCGGACCCCGTCGCCGGGAACATCGTCAAGGCGTTCGTGTCGCTGCGCCCCGACGTCGAACCAGCCCCGGATCTGGAGCGGGAACTGCTGGCCTTCGCCCGCCGCAGGCTGGGCCCGGCCGTCGCGCCCCGGGAGATCGCCTTCGACCAGAACCTGCCCAAGACCCGCAGCGGCAAGGTCATGCGCCGGCTCCTGCGCGCACGTGAACTCGGCCTGCCCACCGGCGACTTGTCGACCCTGGAGGGATCCCAATGA
- a CDS encoding alcohol dehydrogenase catalytic domain-containing protein, producing MRALVYHGPQQTSWDTIRDPSIEKATDAIVRVDATTVCGSDLHILRGDLPEVKPGTVLGHEAVGEVTDIGHEVHAVRPGDQVIVSSVSACGHCRFCRAGMGGQCREGGGWILGNLINGTQAEFVRVPFADNSTHRRPASLPLDDAVLFAEVLPTAYEVGVRNGHVGPGDTVVVVGAGPVGLAAVVIARIYSPRRIIAVDLSPSRLEAATRLGVDAADVPGRLIADLAEGPGADVVIEAAGDPDSFVLCTRVVRSGGHIANIGMHGKPATLHLEALWRKNVTISTGQVDASSTPWLLDLVTSRRLPISRLVTHTFGLDRMGDAYEVFAHGPDTGALKVVLHRE from the coding sequence ATGCGGGCACTCGTCTACCACGGCCCCCAGCAGACCTCCTGGGACACGATCCGGGATCCTTCGATCGAGAAGGCGACCGACGCGATCGTGCGCGTCGACGCGACCACCGTCTGCGGCAGCGATCTGCACATTCTGCGCGGAGACCTCCCCGAGGTGAAGCCGGGGACGGTCCTCGGCCATGAGGCCGTCGGCGAGGTGACGGACATCGGCCACGAGGTTCATGCCGTGCGCCCCGGGGACCAGGTGATCGTGTCGTCCGTCTCGGCCTGCGGCCACTGTCGGTTCTGCCGGGCCGGTATGGGCGGACAGTGCCGCGAGGGCGGTGGATGGATCCTCGGGAACCTGATCAACGGCACACAGGCCGAGTTCGTACGTGTGCCGTTCGCCGACAATTCCACCCACCGGCGGCCCGCGAGCCTGCCCCTCGACGATGCGGTCCTGTTCGCGGAAGTTCTGCCCACCGCCTACGAGGTCGGGGTGCGCAACGGACACGTCGGGCCGGGAGACACCGTCGTCGTGGTGGGCGCGGGTCCCGTGGGGCTCGCAGCGGTCGTCATCGCGCGGATCTACTCGCCTCGCAGGATCATCGCGGTGGACCTGTCTCCCTCCCGGCTGGAAGCCGCCACCCGCCTGGGCGTCGATGCCGCCGACGTACCCGGTCGGCTGATCGCCGACCTCGCCGAGGGCCCGGGAGCCGACGTCGTCATCGAGGCCGCCGGCGATCCGGACAGTTTCGTCCTGTGCACACGCGTGGTGCGCTCAGGAGGGCACATCGCCAACATCGGCATGCACGGCAAGCCGGCCACACTGCATCTTGAGGCTCTGTGGCGGAAGAACGTGACGATCAGCACCGGTCAGGTCGATGCCTCCTCGACACCTTGGCTGCTCGACCTGGTGACATCCCGACGCCTGCCCATCTCCCGGCTGGTCACCCACACATTCGGCCTGGACCGCATGGGAGACGCCTACGAGGTCTTCGCCCACGGCCCCGACACCGGAGCCCTCAAGGTGGTGCTGCACCGCGAGTGA